CATGCCCGCCATTGGAATTGAGTTCATGACTCAGATGGGAATCCATGTGCCTGAATTTGTTGTCTCTTCAGTTGAGATGCACACCAACATGTACCATGAGAGCTCTTTCAATGCCAAGATCACCATGGAGCAAAACCAGGTCAAGCTTTCCATCCCTGCTCCACAGGGCACCATGAAATTCTTGagaatcaggtaaaaaaaaaaaaaaaatctgataacTTACTTTGTGTAATACAAGTAAATGGTATTAATTGATATCGATTGAATAATTATAAAGAACACTACCAACAGGGAGCATATTGCATTTCATATATTCTGTATGTTTAATAAAGTTGTTAGAAGTAATTTTGCTGTTCTTTGTTTGAAATAGCAACAAAGTTATGATTGTGGGTGCTGGGCACGCTACAGTGATCCCACACAGACTGGCCGACTCCAGCTGCAGCCCTCTCTTCTCTGGAGTCAAATACTGCACAAAAACACTTCGTGGTGATGCTCCTGGCAAGACGGCTGTTCCTTACTTCCCTCTGAACGGAGAGACTGAGTAAGATGTTCTTTAAAAAGTcaggttttgcttttttattttgtttttctttgtttctttgttaaaTAAGAAAAGGAAATGCCTTAAATATGATCATGTAACATATTTCCATTTAATGCTGAATATTGTTTAGTATATTGTGGTACAGTTGAAAAGAAGATGGTTAAATACAGATAAGAATAGCCAAAACAGCACCGCCTTACTTCACCTTATATTTATACTTGGTCAAGAATAGAGATGAAAAGATTTTAGCTCATCTCAGATGGTGGTTTTAGCTGGATATATGCACATGAGATCATAGATTTCATAGCTGCACAGTACCAAATTGCAttagaagaaataaaaatgtactaAAGACTTTATTTTTACCCAAGGTTTGCTCTGGACATCGAGCCTACTAAAGAGGTCTCTGAGTACACAGCCAGTATCACCTATGGCGAAGAAAAGGACGGACGCCACAAGGTTAATTCTGTGAAGATGACTCTGAGAGCCGAAGGTATGaatattgcttttttttaatcaaggaTTTTATTACATGTGCtgcctctttcttttcttttcttttcttttcttttctttttttgagttaTACAGATAAGTGATTAACGTTTTTCTGACTCTGTGACGTCAGGTGCTCAGCCTACTGAGGCTACAGTCACCATGAAATACAACAGGAACAGAAATGTCTTCAGCACTCAGATCGACATACCTGACTTTGATGTTGAGGCGGGCGTCAAGCTCGGCATGACAGATAGCAATGCCAGAGGCAAATCTATTACCCTCGAGATCTCCAACAAGAACGAGCCTCAACTCACTCTGACTGGCCGTGCCAAGTGAGTAAACCCAGCAAAATCTTTCCCTAAATTGTTCAGTTACTTTACTATAATTCCACTGACCTCATTGCAGAAATtaactgcttttttttattattaattataggCTTCAGGCTATGACTGATGGCATGCTGCAGCTTCAGCTGTTAGTCCCCTCACTCAGGACAGATGCCACAGTCACTGCTACCATGAGCAAAGCCGACGGACTCACCATGGAGATCAGAAGTGATGTCAAGCTCCCAGAGATCTCCTCCATTCAGGCAGTCACCTTCAAATATGGTAATTTTGCTCAAGAAGAGTGGCAATGGAGCTCAAAGAATGGTCATGTCAGGCACAGTTTAAAACACTGTCTTTCTGCTGTCACAGGCAAAGATCAGGCTGAGGTTCAGCTGATGTCCAACATGAATGCTGAAACAAAAGTCCCAGTGCATTACACTAAGGTCCTCCAGGCCTGGCTCAGGAAGACTGCAGAGGATGTTATGGACCAGCGGGTTGTCAAGACTGATATGAAACTACGACACATCCTCAACAAAGGAATTGAGGTAAAAAGAATTTTATACTAACTGAATGTTTATTTCgtagtttttattttgtccaGACTGAATCATAAGAAATATGATGTGTTTTAATCAGGCCAGCAATATCTGGATGGACAAAGTCTCAGCTGATTGTCCCTATATGGCGAGACTGAGGAACAGCTTAGCTATGATGGAAATGCCATCTGTGCCTGAAAACCTGTTCATGAACCTGTAAGTGAAGCAAAAACATAAACTAGTATCTTCATAatttttattataataaaaaaaaacttcaaaccTTATACTgaataaatacaacattttaaCAAGTTCCCTACTTTTGCCATTTCAACAGTGAAAGCACACTGAGATACCAGTTCAACCAGGACCGTCTGACTATCACCATCCCAGTTCCTTTTGGGGGCAAATCATCTGAGGAGCTGAGGATACCTCAAATGGTCACCACTCCACACATTTCCATGCCGAAGTTGGGCATAGATTTTGCCCCACGAGGAATCCAAATCCCAACTTTTAACATCCCATCTGACTATGATCTCACCCTGCCTCTGATGGGCATGGTGGAAATGGCTGCCAAGGTCGACACCAACTATTATAAGTGGGAGGCAACAGCGTCTGCTGGTAACAACACTGCAGAGTCTCCTAACTATGTGGCCAAATTCAACATTGTGGCTGACAGTCCGATCAAATTCCTCTCATTTTCAGCTGAGGGtaattctttattctttattcttatAAACTATACATTTGTTATTGAACAGTGCAGAAAAAACATAGATGCTGATACgaattgttaattttttttatttgtctgttCTAAAGGAGCAACCAAAATCACTGACACAGAAGCAGAAACGATGGAATTCAATCTTGATGGTTCCCTGAAGCACATGCTGATCACCACAGGTTTTAATGTTCAGGAAACCATTGCAGTCACAGACAGTTTGATGTCAACTGGCCACTACAAGGTGCATGCTGTTGCCCCTGTGGGTCTGGACACCTCCCTGACTATTACTACCCAGATGACCCTTGACTCTAAAAAGCTTTTTGGAAATGTTAACACAAATGGAAGTGTCACTGTTGGACCCATGACTGCTACCACCACCTATCTCTACACCTTCTCGGTCGAGCCAGCGAAGAAAGAAGCAATAATGCAGAGTTCACTGAATGTGAAGTCTGAAGACCTGAAGTTTGAAAACAAGATGAAGGCATCATATGCAGAGGAAGAGCTTCTGTTTGACTCTAACACTAAAGTGAACAGCGACCCCATCGTGCACAACACCAAAATTAACCTTAGGTACAAGGATCTCAAGCTTACCatccagtccagctctgagacACAGGCTGATGAGAGGATGCTTCGGAGCCAGATAGAGTTTGCTGCCTCTAGAGGACAGGCCAGTCTCAGAATAGAGAATCTAGCCGATGATACAAGCAACCGTATCTATTCACTGCTTACCGGTTCCCTTAATCCCTCTGGCTTGGAGGTCAACACTGATGCCTCCATGAACATCTTTTCAAGCATCGCCTCTCACAAGGCCGCCTTTTCCCTGAACACCAATGGCCTGACCACCAGCTGTACAACAACTGCCCAGCACAGTCCATTCACATTTGAGAATATTTTCCATGGCACAGTTGACACTTCAAGTGCCACCATGTCTCTCACAACAAAAGGAGgcattaaagaaaacaaagcagagcTCACCATTGGAGGCAAGATTGCAACCACAGAAGTCTACCTTAACAGCAACTTTGAGGCTAACCTCTTTGATATTAACAGCAGGAACAGAGTGAACTTCAGAGTGAATGAAGATGGCTTGACTCTCTCTAACAACATGGTTGGATCTTTCAATGAGATGAGGACTGAAAACACAAATGCACTGTCTCTTACATTGAGATCTTTTACCCTGCAGTCCAAGACTGACAACTTGCTTGACAGCAGCAACTCTTACAAGCATGACATCACAGTCAACATGGGCCGTTCTGCTGCCTCAGTTATTGTGAAAAATGACCTGAAGATAATGGAGGTTAGCTTCGTGAATGATGCCCAGTTCAAGGCAGAGCCCTACAACCTGGAGCTGACTGGAACAGTGATGGGAGCTTTCTCAGAGGAAGAGCTCAAACACACCTATGAAATCAAGTTTATTGACATGGTCCTGTCTGCAAAGTATAACACCAACGGTAAACTCCTGGGAACTCAAATGACCCATACCACTGATATCGAGGTTGCTGGCCTGACCATGAAGTTCAACAATGTGGCTAACTTCAACTCACCATCTCTTCATCTGGACAGCAAAGTTGCAACTGTGGCTGCACCCTTCACCCTGAACATTGATTCCATTTTCAATTCAAATGGTGCAGTGAATCTGTATGGAAAGCAGAGTGGTGAATTATACAGCAAATTCCTCCTGAGAGCACAACCCATGCTTTTCACACAATCATTTGAGTACAGAGCTTCAACCACACATGAACTAGAAGGCAGACCAACCATTACAACAAATATGGACAACATGTTCAGCAGCATGCTGAGCCTCCAAGAGCAAAGTGTCGCACTGAAGGTGACATCTAAAGTAAATGAGCACGCCTTTGAACAGGAAATGAGTGCCTACAACAATGCAGAAAGAATGGGTGTTGAAATGGCAGGAGCAGTCTCCACTCCCCTCTTCAGTGAGTCCAGTCAAAATTATGGCATCTCTGGATTTGTGAAATATGACAAGAACAGTGACAGTCACTCTCTCCAGATCCCATTTATTGAGCATCTGCCTGCATTCGTTGAAAAGATGAAGAGCACAGTGATGGCGCTGATGGACAACAGCATTGAGATGCTAAAAGACATCAACAACAGGTATGAGATCAGTGCCAAGTTACAGCTCAAGGTGGCAGAACTAAAGGAGGCCATTGACAACTTTGACTTCAACCTGTTTGTCCAAGACCTGAGAAAATTCATCAGCTCAATGGAAAACTTCATCACCAACATGACACCCAAGCTCCCAACTGAAAAAGTCATGAACATACTGAAATCTATCAAAGACACCATAATGGTTTGGATGAAGAAACACGACATTGCAAACAAGTTCCAAGTGATTTATACCAAAATTGAAGAGATTCTCTCCAACTTTGAAGTTGAAAAAAAGATTGGAGCCTTCATGGATGAGATTGTTAAAATTATGAAGCAGTATCAGGTCAGAGAAAAGATTCAGCATGCATTTGATGCTCTCAGGTCAATTGACATTCAGCCTGTGATGAAAAACATAATGGTACCTGTTCAGGACCTGTTGAATGAGCTATATGCCTTTGACTTCAAACAGCTAATTGATGACATGAGTGACTATTTCATGAGAATGATCCAGAAAGTAAGGTCCTTTGATTATGACACCCTCACCATGGAGCTGAAAGAGAAAGTGGCAGAAATGAGCAAGATCCCCTGTTTTGGAAAACTTTATGGAGAGTTCAGAGTTAATTCACCTCATTATAAACTCACAACCACTGCTGACCTGGAGAACACAACAACAATTTCTGACACACCAGAGTTCAAAATGAACCTCATCTCAAAGACTACATCTACTTTACGAATCCTTGACTTCACTGTGGATGCCAGTGCACATTTATCTGTGCCCAAGATGAGTCATTTGTCCATCTCTGAGCTCATCAACGTTGATCAGTCGTCTTTTAAACTTGACCACAAGGGTCAAATGACCTTCTATGGTCTGACAGCTGAAGCTTCTGCTGATACCACTGCAACAGCAGCAACTGAGCTCTACTCTGCAACCCTTGTTAACAATGCAGTCTTCAACATGGAAAATGGAATTTCAACCACCGTAGCCACTAATTACAAACATGACCTCAACATGCCTGCCCTTAACATCTTTAGTGAAATGgagattaatgaaaatgtagTTTTCCTGCTTAAAGATGGCTCCATCCAACTGACCTTTAACAATGTTGCCAGTGAAAAATATGCAATTCGGGACTTCTCAGATGAGGCACGCCACAAGAGCGACTTGTCAGTGGTCATGGATTTCCATAAAGCCAAAGTGAGTTTCACTGGAACAACAGACAGCAACCTTCTGAAAATGAATCAGAATGTTGGTGCTGAAATATGCATTTTCAGCCACATAGTTGTTGATGCCAAGGCTGAGACTGAAACACCTTTCATTAAAAACAGCGTTGCAGAAGTCAAGTTCGAGGCAAAGGTTGAAGACATGAAAATTGATTTCTCTGCCTCTCACAGTGCACAGCTGGTTGGTCAGGTTGAAGGAACTCTCTCAAACTCAGCCCTTGCTCTGGTCACACCTAATGAGCTTAAGCTTGATACCAAGAACACAGCAAATGCCAAAATTGCCCTTCCATTAAAGCTGTCTGGAAAGATAGATCTCCAGAATGACATTGCTTTCACCGTGAACACCGAAGTGCAGCAGGCTAGTTGGACAGGTCTGGCTAGATTCAACCAGTACAAATACTCCCATTACTTTGCTCTGGacaacagagaaacagaaattAACCTGTATTCCCAAATCAAAGGAGACGCCAATCTTGATGTATTGAAGCAGCCTATCACCATTCCTGAAATTCCCTTGCCATTTGTTGACATGAAGACACCAAAAGTGGAGGACTACTCACTGTGGGAAGACACTGGTCTGGGCAATCTACTAATCACAACAGAGCAAACATTTGATCTGAGCTCCAAGCTGAAGTACACTAAGAACCATGAGTTGATCACCATTGACATCAATATGGATCCAGTCATCAATGCCATTAACACCAATTTCAAGACACTGCACAAGAAAATGATGAATGGCAAGGATAGGGCTGCTGCCATACTCGCTACATCATATGACAAAGCAAAGGAAGAGTATGAAAAATATAGCACTGAGTTGCCTAAAACTATTACTGTCCCTGCCTATAAGGTTCCCATGATGAACATTGAGACATCAACATTCACAATTCCACTGCCTGACTTCACCCTCATCACAATGCCCACTCTGCGTGTGCCCTCTGCCCTGCGCAAGGTAACTCTTCCAAAAATCACCCTGCCCAAAATTCAGAGCATCAAGATCCCAGTTATGGGTGATATGACCTATGAGATCTCCATGAAGACACCGATGATCACTCTCAAGACTAACGCAAGCATCCTAAAGCaggacagcatcaccatcaaacTAGATGCTTCTTCAATATCTGAATTTGATTTCCTGAATGGAATGATTGAGGGCAATACCAATGTGAATGTGATGGGTGGATTTAAAATGGCCTCTCTCCTCAATGTGAAACATTCAATGCTAGAGGGACACCATGACAGCACCATCTTCCTAACTACTGAAAATGTAGCTATCGCcatcacaaacacagcaaaggTCAACATTCTTGACCTGACCATGGAAATCTATGAGGAGATTACTGGAAATCCAGAAGAAGGCCTTATTGTCTCAGTTTCCAATCCATCTGCAGGACTCATTGCAGTTCAGATGCAGGCTAAGCGACCGGCACAAGTGAAAGCAAGACTCTATGGTCGTTACCCGGTAAGAAAATAGTCTACTATCGATGCACTTTCTAAttaaagctgattttttttcaaccTAAATGgtatattatttaaataattaaccTATTGGTTTTCATGTGTACTGTTTAGTCTGAGCCATCCACAGACATTGATATCTTGGGTCTGAAGATGTCTGTGATCAACTCTGAGAAGCTGAACCTTCAAACAACCTGGAATATGGAAATACCATACGAGATGATGCTCGGAGCGAAGAATCAGGTGCCTGCGGTCATGGAAATAGTGTCTGAATCTGCTGTCATAACATACAACGAGGTCAACAAGCAAGTTAGAAGACTCGAAGGTTCCTTTGCACAGGCTAAAAAGCAGGG
The genomic region above belongs to Pelmatolapia mariae isolate MD_Pm_ZW linkage group LG15, Pm_UMD_F_2, whole genome shotgun sequence and contains:
- the LOC134643486 gene encoding apolipoprotein B-100-like — translated: MLGYKLCLVLFLGTCTLAQQDVGSVEEPSPACFLAKRYRHFRRFVYDYEAETFNTVNGATDNKSGPKVSCTVEVDVPQTCSFILRTTECSLSEVVGIDDEGNPLYRPAAGAEAFKAAMEKNTLKITVEGQTDVKLYPEDDEPVNILNIKRGIVSALMVPVMEEEKNNEMPTVHGVCSTDFTVNNKQDIATDVTVSRDLSRCDWFTARRQDTSPLALVSGMKYGLSKLIRSTQSCNYRFDNQKKHMTSGTCTEKHIFLPLSHENQYGISAMVKQTVTLRATAKINDRIFDHNEDNVRYLPMDVVDDKSPVQTMDAVAATMQKLNSLSETNEGEKRAGLFRQLVSEFRGLKGDILNSAIVEMTDISPSLTWQALAQCGTPECTSAMLKLLRTFDGDAVEVDAVVYALGLLPNPSRQMVKDLLAMAQYKQSKPIMYALSNAARKLYKSEGVTPEITAVYKYIASLLGADCAGDKDLTFLTLRVVGNMGDAMEATDPAIKTTLLKCMRQPATTLSVQLAAIQAFRRMSVTDEIRANLQRVSQYPKGAVQKRLAAYLTLMRNPEDSDIEVVKKLLNQEQNEQIRAFVSSHIYNIISSTDSETKKLGEKIMDALQDTDVSTHSDYTTKSRNYELGMAHESMAAKIQGNVIFDPSSTLPREVLLETTLNAFGYSMDIWEVGMEGKGFEPTIEALFGKNGFFPDTVSKTLYWAEEQMSPKIKEVLEKWVAPLKIEGQKAPENLATEIVRNLNKLVKDLQNRESPEAMAYLRLMGAELGYIKSNELKSIAENAMMYANIFMRIMPTKVMSNLISSTRNEIFAHYIFMDNKFMMSTASGLPLTFALSGTFAPGAKGGLRMTPNMELVFMPAIGIEFMTQMGIHVPEFVVSSVEMHTNMYHESSFNAKITMEQNQVKLSIPAPQGTMKFLRISNKVMIVGAGHATVIPHRLADSSCSPLFSGVKYCTKTLRGDAPGKTAVPYFPLNGETEFALDIEPTKEVSEYTASITYGEEKDGRHKVNSVKMTLRAEGAQPTEATVTMKYNRNRNVFSTQIDIPDFDVEAGVKLGMTDSNARGKSITLEISNKNEPQLTLTGRAKLQAMTDGMLQLQLLVPSLRTDATVTATMSKADGLTMEIRSDVKLPEISSIQAVTFKYGKDQAEVQLMSNMNAETKVPVHYTKVLQAWLRKTAEDVMDQRVVKTDMKLRHILNKGIEASNIWMDKVSADCPYMARLRNSLAMMEMPSVPENLFMNLESTLRYQFNQDRLTITIPVPFGGKSSEELRIPQMVTTPHISMPKLGIDFAPRGIQIPTFNIPSDYDLTLPLMGMVEMAAKVDTNYYKWEATASAGNNTAESPNYVAKFNIVADSPIKFLSFSAEGATKITDTEAETMEFNLDGSLKHMLITTGFNVQETIAVTDSLMSTGHYKVHAVAPVGLDTSLTITTQMTLDSKKLFGNVNTNGSVTVGPMTATTTYLYTFSVEPAKKEAIMQSSLNVKSEDLKFENKMKASYAEEELLFDSNTKVNSDPIVHNTKINLRYKDLKLTIQSSSETQADERMLRSQIEFAASRGQASLRIENLADDTSNRIYSLLTGSLNPSGLEVNTDASMNIFSSIASHKAAFSLNTNGLTTSCTTTAQHSPFTFENIFHGTVDTSSATMSLTTKGGIKENKAELTIGGKIATTEVYLNSNFEANLFDINSRNRVNFRVNEDGLTLSNNMVGSFNEMRTENTNALSLTLRSFTLQSKTDNLLDSSNSYKHDITVNMGRSAASVIVKNDLKIMEVSFVNDAQFKAEPYNLELTGTVMGAFSEEELKHTYEIKFIDMVLSAKYNTNGKLLGTQMTHTTDIEVAGLTMKFNNVANFNSPSLHLDSKVATVAAPFTLNIDSIFNSNGAVNLYGKQSGELYSKFLLRAQPMLFTQSFEYRASTTHELEGRPTITTNMDNMFSSMLSLQEQSVALKVTSKVNEHAFEQEMSAYNNAERMGVEMAGAVSTPLFSESSQNYGISGFVKYDKNSDSHSLQIPFIEHLPAFVEKMKSTVMALMDNSIEMLKDINNRYEISAKLQLKVAELKEAIDNFDFNLFVQDLRKFISSMENFITNMTPKLPTEKVMNILKSIKDTIMVWMKKHDIANKFQVIYTKIEEILSNFEVEKKIGAFMDEIVKIMKQYQVREKIQHAFDALRSIDIQPVMKNIMVPVQDLLNELYAFDFKQLIDDMSDYFMRMIQKVRSFDYDTLTMELKEKVAEMSKIPCFGKLYGEFRVNSPHYKLTTTADLENTTTISDTPEFKMNLISKTTSTLRILDFTVDASAHLSVPKMSHLSISELINVDQSSFKLDHKGQMTFYGLTAEASADTTATAATELYSATLVNNAVFNMENGISTTVATNYKHDLNMPALNIFSEMEINENVVFLLKDGSIQLTFNNVASEKYAIRDFSDEARHKSDLSVVMDFHKAKVSFTGTTDSNLLKMNQNVGAEICIFSHIVVDAKAETETPFIKNSVAEVKFEAKVEDMKIDFSASHSAQLVGQVEGTLSNSALALVTPNELKLDTKNTANAKIALPLKLSGKIDLQNDIAFTVNTEVQQASWTGLARFNQYKYSHYFALDNRETEINLYSQIKGDANLDVLKQPITIPEIPLPFVDMKTPKVEDYSLWEDTGLGNLLITTEQTFDLSSKLKYTKNHELITIDINMDPVINAINTNFKTLHKKMMNGKDRAAAILATSYDKAKEEYEKYSTELPKTITVPAYKVPMMNIETSTFTIPLPDFTLITMPTLRVPSALRKVTLPKITLPKIQSIKIPVMGDMTYEISMKTPMITLKTNASILKQDSITIKLDASSISEFDFLNGMIEGNTNVNVMGGFKMASLLNVKHSMLEGHHDSTIFLTTENVAIAITNTAKVNILDLTMEIYEEITGNPEEGLIVSVSNPSAGLIAVQMQAKRPAQVKARLYGRYPSEPSTDIDILGLKMSVINSEKLNLQTTWNMEIPYEMMLGAKNQVPAVMEIVSESAVITYNEVNKQVRRLEGSFAQAKKQGNVMFKRAINSLESVKSCKIVTTVTDNTVLILKNYQKKVEKFLDAVVKFLRETRFQIPGYKEKLSGLEVYQKCTAFVADVSEEAVHKIPEYLSSMFATALDYFQATEFTFPGSNRIVSGKEIFDDMLVALKKIQDQVVVTVRKFRDIQLEDIVKKLSAIMQFTIQQSEKLLQMLKSQNLETLSDFVSTAYNDAMNSPVLAGVVKPVEEVCRVVMEYLKTVTAKLQNILADMSSKQLTADIQSWIKSMVKGINSLHNNAIKSLKEKSKSVEKYVRVSEQKVEVDIPLPFVAKFN